A stretch of Pseudomonas taetrolens DNA encodes these proteins:
- a CDS encoding peroxiredoxin encodes MSLRLGDIAPDFEQDSSAGPIRFHEWLGDSWGVLFSHPADFTPVCTTELGFTAKLKDDFAKRGVKAIALSVDTVESHHAWIEDINETQNTVVNFPILADADRKVSDLYDLIHPNASDTLTVRSLFVIDPNKKIRLTITYPASTGRNFNEILRVIDSLQLTDHYKVATPANWQDGEEVVIVPSLKDEDELVRRFPKGYRAVKPYLRLTPQPNK; translated from the coding sequence ATGAGCCTCAGACTCGGCGACATCGCCCCGGATTTTGAACAGGATTCCAGTGCCGGCCCGATCCGTTTTCATGAGTGGCTGGGCGACAGTTGGGGTGTTTTGTTTTCGCACCCGGCAGACTTCACTCCCGTCTGCACCACCGAGCTGGGCTTCACGGCCAAACTCAAGGATGACTTTGCCAAGCGCGGCGTCAAAGCCATTGCATTGTCCGTTGACACGGTGGAATCGCACCATGCCTGGATCGAAGACATCAACGAAACCCAGAACACGGTGGTCAACTTTCCGATCCTGGCGGATGCGGATCGCAAGGTCAGCGATCTCTACGACCTGATTCACCCCAATGCCAGCGACACCCTGACCGTTCGCTCGTTGTTCGTGATTGATCCGAACAAAAAAATCCGCCTGACTATTACGTACCCGGCCAGTACAGGACGTAATTTCAACGAGATCCTGCGAGTGATCGACTCACTGCAACTGACCGATCACTACAAAGTTGCTACGCCGGCCAACTGGCAAGACGGAGAGGAGGTCGTGATCGTGCCCTCGCTCAAGGACGAAGACGAGCTCGTGCGCCGCTTTCCAAAAGGTTACCGCGCTGTGAAGCCCTACCTGCGGCTGACGCCACAGCCAAATAAATAA
- the ssuE gene encoding NADPH-dependent FMN reductase has product MLVVTLGGSPSQRSRSGVLLDRAKHWLNQNGVEVVSYQVRDFPAEDLLHARFDSPKIIDLLQQIENADGLIIATPVYKASFSGALKTVLDLLPERALSHKVVLPIATGGSIAHMLAVDYALKPVLSALKAQEMLHGIFAEDSQIAYGEGSAQAQLVPVLEQRLSESLEHFYSALARRPKPLDPNILNERLRTARWSI; this is encoded by the coding sequence ATGCTGGTCGTGACACTCGGAGGAAGCCCAAGCCAACGATCCCGCTCCGGGGTGTTGCTGGATCGCGCCAAACACTGGCTAAACCAGAATGGCGTTGAAGTGGTGAGTTATCAGGTACGTGACTTTCCGGCCGAAGACTTGCTGCATGCGCGCTTTGATAGCCCGAAAATTATCGACTTGCTGCAACAGATTGAAAATGCTGACGGCCTGATCATTGCGACACCGGTCTACAAAGCCTCGTTCAGCGGCGCATTGAAAACCGTACTCGATCTCCTGCCCGAGCGTGCCTTGAGCCACAAGGTGGTTTTGCCCATCGCAACCGGTGGCAGCATCGCCCATATGCTGGCGGTGGATTACGCGCTCAAGCCGGTGTTGTCGGCACTCAAGGCCCAAGAAATGCTGCACGGCATTTTTGCCGAAGACAGCCAGATTGCTTACGGCGAAGGCAGCGCACAAGCGCAGCTGGTGCCGGTACTGGAACAACGTTTGAGCGAGTCTCTGGAGCACTTTTACAGTGCCCTGGCCCGTCGGCCGAAACCGCTGGATCCGAACATCCTCAACGAGCGGCTTCGGACCGCGCGCTGGAGCATCTGA
- a CDS encoding sulfonate ABC transporter substrate-binding protein: protein MRPVILRRGLVALFAAAVSFGAVTQAQADALRIGYQKYGTLMLLKAKGTLEKRLAEQGVDVQWTEFPGGPQLLEGLNVGSIDFGVTGETPPVFAQAAGADLLYVAYEPPAPTSEAILVPKDSPITSVKDLKGKKVVLNKGSNVHYLLVRALEDAGLNYTDIQTVFLPPADARAAFERGSVDAWVIWDPYQAAAEQQLQARTLRDASGIADNHQFYLATKPYAEQHPKVIETLVDEVRNIGDWAKANPEEVTRQVAPLLGLSPEITLTAVKRQGYGAQFLTPEVVNAQQKIADSFHQLKLIPKPLTVKDVIWTPPANLAKAP, encoded by the coding sequence ATGCGCCCTGTCATTTTGCGTCGTGGTCTGGTCGCACTGTTCGCTGCGGCTGTGTCCTTCGGCGCTGTTACACAAGCCCAAGCTGATGCTCTGCGCATCGGTTATCAAAAATACGGCACGCTGATGTTACTCAAGGCCAAAGGCACGCTGGAAAAGCGTCTGGCCGAACAAGGCGTCGACGTGCAATGGACTGAGTTTCCGGGCGGGCCGCAATTACTGGAAGGCCTGAACGTCGGTTCGATCGACTTCGGCGTGACGGGCGAAACCCCGCCCGTGTTCGCCCAGGCGGCAGGTGCCGATCTGCTGTACGTCGCTTACGAGCCGCCTGCTCCGACCAGTGAAGCCATTCTGGTGCCCAAGGACTCGCCGATCACCTCGGTCAAAGATCTCAAGGGTAAAAAGGTCGTCCTCAATAAAGGCTCCAACGTTCATTACTTGTTGGTGCGTGCTCTGGAAGATGCCGGGCTGAACTACACCGATATCCAGACGGTTTTCCTGCCGCCTGCGGATGCCCGGGCTGCCTTTGAGCGTGGCAGCGTCGATGCCTGGGTCATTTGGGACCCGTACCAGGCTGCCGCCGAGCAACAGCTGCAAGCGCGAACCTTGCGTGATGCCAGTGGCATCGCTGACAACCATCAATTCTATCTGGCGACCAAACCCTACGCCGAGCAGCATCCCAAGGTGATCGAAACCCTGGTGGATGAAGTGCGAAATATTGGTGACTGGGCCAAGGCCAACCCTGAAGAAGTGACGCGACAAGTTGCCCCGCTGCTCGGCTTGTCGCCCGAGATCACCCTGACTGCCGTCAAACGCCAAGGCTACGGTGCGCAGTTCTTGACCCCTGAAGTGGTCAATGCCCAGCAAAAGATCGCTGACAGCTTTCACCAGCTCAAGCTGATCCCCAAACCGCTGACTGTTAAAGACGTGATCTGGACGCCGCCCGCCAATCTGGCCAAAGCCCCTTAA
- the ssuD gene encoding FMNH2-dependent alkanesulfonate monooxygenase encodes MSLNIFWFLPTHGDGHYLGTSEGARAVDHGYLQQVAQAADRLGFGGVLIPTGRSCEDSWLVAASLIPVTQRLKFLVALRPGIVSPTVAARQAATLDRLSGGRALFNLVTGGDPEELAGDGLFLSHEERYQASVEFTRIWRRVLEGEIVDYDGQHIKVKGAKLLYPPIQQPRPALYFGGSSEAAQDLAAEQVEMVLTWGEPPAAVAEKISQVRAKAAKLGRTVRFGIRLHVIVRETNDEAWKAADKLISHLDDDTIARAQASLSRFDSVGQQRMAALHGGSRDNLEVSPNLWAGVGLVRGGAGTALVGDGPTVAARVKEYADLGIDTFIFSGYPHLEESYRVAELLFPHLDIERPELPKSSGYVSPFGEMVANDIIPKAASQS; translated from the coding sequence ATGAGCCTCAATATTTTCTGGTTCCTGCCCACCCACGGGGACGGCCATTACCTTGGCACCTCAGAGGGCGCCCGGGCCGTTGACCATGGTTACTTGCAACAGGTCGCACAAGCGGCTGACCGTCTGGGTTTTGGCGGGGTACTGATTCCAACGGGGCGTTCGTGTGAAGACTCATGGCTGGTGGCAGCATCGCTGATTCCTGTGACTCAGCGCCTGAAGTTTCTGGTGGCTCTGCGTCCGGGCATCGTTTCGCCGACCGTGGCCGCGCGTCAGGCGGCGACCCTCGACCGGCTGTCCGGCGGGCGTGCACTGTTCAACCTGGTGACGGGCGGTGACCCTGAAGAATTGGCCGGAGACGGTTTGTTCCTGAGCCACGAAGAGCGCTATCAAGCCTCGGTGGAGTTCACGCGTATCTGGCGACGGGTACTGGAAGGCGAGATCGTGGACTACGACGGTCAGCACATCAAAGTCAAAGGCGCCAAGTTGCTCTACCCCCCGATCCAGCAACCGCGTCCAGCGCTGTATTTCGGCGGTTCCTCGGAGGCCGCGCAGGATCTGGCTGCTGAGCAGGTTGAAATGGTGTTGACCTGGGGAGAGCCGCCGGCGGCGGTTGCCGAAAAAATCTCCCAGGTGCGGGCCAAGGCCGCGAAGCTCGGGCGTACCGTGCGTTTCGGCATTCGTTTGCATGTAATCGTGCGTGAAACCAACGACGAGGCCTGGAAAGCCGCCGACAAACTGATTTCGCACCTGGATGACGACACCATCGCCCGTGCCCAGGCGTCGCTGTCGCGCTTCGACTCCGTGGGCCAGCAACGCATGGCCGCGCTGCATGGCGGTAGCCGTGACAACCTTGAGGTCAGCCCAAACCTGTGGGCCGGCGTGGGCCTGGTGCGTGGCGGTGCCGGGACGGCGCTGGTCGGTGACGGTCCGACAGTGGCCGCACGGGTCAAGGAATACGCGGACCTGGGCATTGATACCTTTATCTTTTCGGGGTACCCGCATCTGGAGGAGTCATACCGCGTGGCCGAGCTGCTGTTTCCGCACCTGGATATCGAGCGTCCGGAGTTGCCGAAAAGCAGCGGTTACGTGAGCCCGTTTGGCGAAATGGTCGCCAATGACATCATCCCTAAAGCTGCGTCGCAGAGCTGA
- the ssuC gene encoding aliphatic sulfonate ABC transporter permease SsuC produces MSTVKASSLNSIGQRLAPWALPVLLLAVWQLSVSAGWLSTRILPAPSAVIAAGVELVRSGEIWKHLAISGWRAGLGFVIGGSIGLVLGFITGLSKWGERLLDSSVQMIRNVPHLALIPLVILWFGIDESAKIFLVALGTLFPIYLNTYHGIRNVDPALVEMARSYGLSGFSLFRQVILPGALPSILVGVRFALGFMWLTLIVAETISASSGIGYLAMNAREFLQTDVVVLAIVLYAVLGKLADSAARGLERVWLRWHPAYQVAKGGAA; encoded by the coding sequence ATGAGTACGGTGAAGGCATCAAGCCTCAACAGTATTGGCCAGCGGCTGGCGCCCTGGGCCTTGCCCGTGTTGCTGCTGGCGGTCTGGCAGTTATCCGTGTCGGCGGGCTGGTTGTCGACGCGTATCTTGCCTGCCCCCAGCGCAGTGATCGCAGCCGGGGTTGAGCTGGTGCGCAGTGGCGAGATCTGGAAGCATCTCGCCATCAGCGGCTGGCGTGCGGGCCTGGGCTTTGTGATCGGCGGCAGCATCGGACTGGTGTTGGGGTTCATCACCGGTCTGTCGAAGTGGGGAGAGCGCCTGCTCGACAGTTCGGTGCAAATGATCCGTAACGTGCCCCATCTGGCGCTGATCCCGCTGGTCATCCTGTGGTTCGGGATCGACGAGTCAGCGAAGATTTTTCTGGTGGCACTGGGGACTCTGTTCCCGATCTACCTCAACACCTATCACGGCATCCGTAACGTTGACCCGGCGCTGGTGGAAATGGCTCGCAGCTATGGCTTGTCCGGTTTCAGCCTGTTCCGCCAGGTGATCCTGCCCGGTGCTTTGCCTTCGATTCTGGTGGGGGTGCGTTTTGCGCTGGGCTTTATGTGGTTGACCCTGATCGTGGCTGAAACCATCTCTGCCAGTTCCGGCATTGGCTATCTGGCGATGAACGCCCGGGAGTTCCTGCAAACCGATGTCGTGGTGCTGGCAATTGTTTTGTACGCGGTGCTCGGCAAATTGGCTGACAGCGCAGCGCGAGGTCTGGAGCGCGTGTGGTTGCGCTGGCATCCGGCCTATCAAGTGGCTAAAGGCGGTGCAGCATGA
- the ssuB gene encoding aliphatic sulfonates ABC transporter ATP-binding protein, protein MTAQQPPRLRPGIPLAINGLQKSFGERQVLRDIDLHIPAGQFVAIVGRSGCGKSTLMRLLVGLDQPTGGALLAGSAPLQDAHDDTRLMFQEARLLPWKKVIDNVGLGLTGDWRPKALKALEEVGLSERANEWPAALSGGQKQRVALARALIHQPRLLLLDEPLGALDALTRIEMQHLIERLWRQHGFTVLLVTHDVSEAVAIADRVILIEDGEVGLDLIVELPRPRVRGSHRLAALETEVLNRVLALPGSPPEPEPVAPLPTQLRWAQ, encoded by the coding sequence ATGACAGCTCAACAACCTCCGCGTTTGCGCCCGGGCATTCCTCTGGCGATCAACGGTCTGCAGAAGTCTTTTGGCGAGCGTCAGGTACTGCGGGACATTGATCTGCACATCCCGGCCGGACAATTCGTGGCGATAGTCGGGCGCAGCGGGTGTGGTAAAAGCACCTTGATGCGCTTGCTGGTCGGTCTCGACCAGCCCACGGGCGGCGCATTGCTGGCCGGCAGCGCCCCTCTGCAGGACGCCCATGACGATACGCGGCTGATGTTTCAGGAGGCCCGTCTGCTGCCCTGGAAAAAAGTGATCGACAACGTTGGCTTGGGGCTCACGGGCGATTGGCGGCCGAAGGCACTCAAGGCGCTGGAAGAAGTCGGCCTGTCCGAACGTGCCAACGAATGGCCTGCTGCTTTATCGGGTGGCCAAAAGCAGCGCGTGGCCCTGGCCCGCGCCCTGATACACCAACCCCGCTTGTTGCTGCTGGACGAGCCGTTGGGTGCACTGGATGCGCTGACACGCATCGAGATGCAGCACCTGATCGAACGCCTGTGGCGTCAACATGGTTTCACGGTCTTGCTGGTGACCCACGATGTCAGCGAAGCCGTTGCCATTGCCGACCGGGTGATCCTGATCGAAGACGGCGAAGTGGGGCTCGACCTCATCGTCGAACTGCCACGGCCCCGAGTCCGTGGCTCCCACCGGCTGGCGGCATTGGAAACCGAAGTGTTGAACCGAGTACTCGCCTTGCCTGGCTCGCCCCCTGAGCCAGAACCCGTTGCACCTTTGCCTACGCAATTGCGTTGGGCGCAATAA
- a CDS encoding TOBE domain-containing protein, which yields MTIKAINVRNQFKGHIKEIVLGDVLSEIDVQTASGIVTSVITTRSVKELELVVGSEVIAFVKSTEVSIAKL from the coding sequence ATGACCATCAAAGCCATTAACGTTCGCAACCAGTTCAAAGGCCACATCAAGGAAATCGTGCTGGGCGACGTGCTCTCTGAAATCGATGTGCAAACCGCATCGGGCATCGTCACCTCCGTCATCACCACCCGCTCGGTCAAAGAGCTGGAACTGGTCGTCGGCAGCGAAGTCATCGCTTTTGTAAAATCCACCGAAGTGTCCATCGCCAAGTTGTAA
- a CDS encoding REP-associated tyrosine transposase encodes MSVFPHGCRLRTGRYSETGRIYLMTAVVMNREPIFHDFFLARLLINELRRTHSQGAVNSLAWVVMPDHFHWLIELQHSALSSVMQRTKSLSARVINARQKSQAQLWQKGYHDRALRYDEDLKKTARYVVTNPIRAGLVKRLGDYPHWDALWL; translated from the coding sequence ATGTCCGTGTTTCCTCATGGGTGTCGGCTGCGTACCGGCAGGTATTCCGAGACGGGTCGTATTTACTTGATGACTGCTGTCGTGATGAATCGTGAACCAATTTTCCATGACTTTTTTTTAGCCCGTCTCTTGATCAATGAGCTAAGGCGAACTCATTCGCAAGGTGCTGTGAATTCCCTCGCGTGGGTTGTGATGCCCGATCACTTTCATTGGTTAATCGAGCTTCAACACAGCGCTCTTTCGAGTGTCATGCAGCGCACAAAATCACTCAGCGCCCGGGTGATCAACGCGCGTCAGAAAAGTCAGGCACAACTTTGGCAAAAGGGCTATCACGACCGGGCACTGCGCTATGACGAGGATCTGAAAAAAACTGCCCGCTATGTTGTTACCAACCCGATACGCGCTGGCTTGGTCAAGCGTCTGGGTGATTACCCGCACTGGGACGCCCTATGGCTATAA
- a CDS encoding class I SAM-dependent methyltransferase, whose amino-acid sequence MTLDPKTLEQIAATTLDHYQQSAEGFREGTRDHDVSQNIDALLRHIRGTSPFSILDFGCGPGRDLQTFTRLGHEAIGLDGTERFTQMAREDSGCEVWHQDFLKLDLPAERFDGIFANASLFHVPTQELAQVLGKLHATLKPGGVLLSSNPRGDNREGWNGQRYGAYHDLENWQAMLTAAGFTELEHYYRPAGLPRDQQPWLVSVWRKAGA is encoded by the coding sequence ATGACCCTCGATCCAAAAACCCTCGAACAGATTGCTGCCACCACCCTGGACCACTATCAACAGAGTGCCGAAGGGTTCCGTGAAGGCACCCGTGATCACGATGTCAGCCAAAACATCGACGCCTTGCTGCGGCATATCCGGGGCACGTCCCCATTTTCGATTCTCGACTTCGGCTGCGGCCCGGGCCGCGACCTGCAAACCTTCACTCGCCTGGGCCATGAGGCCATCGGGCTGGACGGCACAGAGCGCTTCACGCAAATGGCCCGCGAAGACAGCGGCTGTGAAGTCTGGCATCAGGATTTTCTCAAGCTCGACTTGCCGGCCGAACGCTTCGACGGCATCTTCGCCAACGCCTCGCTGTTCCACGTTCCCACCCAGGAACTGGCACAAGTCCTGGGCAAACTGCACGCCACCCTGAAACCCGGTGGCGTTCTGCTCAGCTCGAACCCCCGTGGCGATAACCGCGAAGGCTGGAATGGGCAGCGTTATGGCGCATACCACGACCTGGAAAACTGGCAGGCGATGCTCACGGCCGCGGGTTTTACCGAGTTGGAACACTACTACCGCCCGGCCGGCCTGCCCCGAGATCAACAACCCTGGCTGGTGAGCGTGTGGCGCAAAGCAGGGGCATGA
- a CDS encoding methionine ABC transporter permease has translation MGFERLWQGVVDTFLMVGVSSLIALVLGIPLAVILVTSNKGGIYEAPALNKALGAFVNLFRSIPFLILMVALIPFTRLIVGTTYGVWAAVVPLTIAATPFFARIAEVSLREVDHGLIEAAQAMGCKRHHIIWHVLLPEALPGIVGGFTITLVTMINSSAMAGAIGAGGLGDIAYRYGYQRFDTQVMLTVIVLLVVLVAVIQLGGDRLARVLNKR, from the coding sequence ATGGGGTTTGAGCGTTTATGGCAGGGCGTCGTCGACACTTTTTTGATGGTGGGGGTGTCGTCACTGATCGCGCTGGTGCTGGGGATTCCGCTGGCGGTAATTTTGGTCACCAGCAACAAGGGCGGAATTTATGAAGCGCCAGCGCTGAACAAAGCGCTGGGCGCGTTCGTCAACCTGTTCCGTTCTATTCCGTTTCTGATTTTGATGGTGGCGCTGATTCCGTTTACCCGCCTGATTGTGGGCACCACCTATGGGGTGTGGGCAGCCGTCGTACCGCTGACCATCGCGGCCACACCGTTCTTTGCCCGTATCGCCGAAGTCAGCCTGCGTGAGGTCGATCACGGCTTGATCGAAGCCGCCCAGGCCATGGGTTGCAAGCGTCATCACATCATCTGGCACGTGCTGTTGCCTGAGGCATTGCCGGGTATTGTCGGCGGTTTCACCATCACCCTGGTCACGATGATCAACTCTTCGGCCATGGCCGGTGCCATTGGCGCGGGCGGCCTGGGAGACATCGCCTATCGCTATGGTTACCAGCGCTTCGACACACAAGTGATGCTCACCGTGATTGTGCTGCTGGTGGTTCTGGTTGCCGTGATTCAGCTCGGCGGCGACCGTTTGGCCCGTGTTCTGAACAAACGCTGA
- a CDS encoding methionine ABC transporter ATP-binding protein, with amino-acid sequence MSIATARVQLDEPPPSASRTELHPELSRAHVRFIGVGKTYDGRQGPVDALKGIDLAIQHGEIFGIIGRSGAGKSSLIRTINRLEQPSSGRVLIDQVDIGDFNENALVALRRQIGMIFQHFNLMSAKTVWQNVELPLKVAGVPKPQREQKVRELLELVGLQGKHTAYPAQLSGGQKQRVGIARALVHDPAILLCDEATSALDPETTQSILGLLREINQRLGLTIILITHEMAVIRDICHRVVVLEQGRVVEQGPVWQVFGDPQHEVSKTLLAPLQDTLPEALQQRISQQPTAASSSVILRLRFTGSQAREPDLGAVFSALGGQVRLLHGGVEQIQGHALGQLLLSVTSASLGAEELRKRAEQWAQQVEVVGYGV; translated from the coding sequence ATGAGCATTGCCACTGCCCGCGTGCAGCTTGATGAGCCACCGCCCAGCGCCTCCCGAACAGAGCTGCACCCCGAGCTGAGTCGCGCCCATGTGCGTTTTATCGGCGTCGGCAAGACCTATGACGGCCGCCAGGGCCCGGTGGATGCACTCAAGGGCATTGATCTGGCGATTCAGCACGGGGAAATTTTTGGCATTATCGGGCGCAGCGGCGCTGGCAAGTCGTCACTGATTCGTACCATCAACCGCCTCGAACAACCCAGCAGCGGGCGGGTCTTGATTGATCAGGTCGACATCGGCGACTTCAATGAAAATGCGCTGGTGGCTCTGCGTCGCCAGATTGGCATGATCTTTCAGCACTTCAACCTGATGTCAGCCAAAACCGTATGGCAAAACGTCGAGCTGCCGCTCAAGGTCGCGGGTGTACCCAAGCCGCAGCGTGAGCAGAAAGTCCGGGAGCTGCTTGAGCTGGTGGGCCTGCAAGGCAAGCACACCGCCTATCCGGCACAACTCTCGGGCGGACAAAAGCAGCGCGTGGGCATTGCCCGGGCGCTGGTGCATGATCCAGCGATTTTGCTCTGCGACGAAGCCACCTCGGCCCTCGATCCTGAAACCACACAGTCGATCCTCGGCTTGCTGCGCGAGATCAATCAGCGGTTGGGGCTGACGATCATTCTGATCACCCACGAGATGGCCGTGATTCGCGATATTTGCCACCGCGTGGTGGTACTGGAACAAGGCCGGGTGGTCGAGCAAGGTCCGGTGTGGCAAGTGTTCGGCGACCCGCAACATGAGGTCAGCAAAACCTTGCTCGCCCCCTTGCAGGACACCTTGCCCGAAGCACTGCAACAGCGCATTTCACAGCAACCGACCGCGGCCAGCTCCAGTGTGATCCTGCGCCTGCGGTTTACCGGCAGCCAGGCCCGCGAGCCTGATCTTGGCGCCGTGTTCAGCGCGCTGGGCGGCCAGGTTCGCCTGTTGCATGGCGGCGTCGAACAGATTCAGGGGCATGCCCTGGGGCAACTTTTACTCAGTGTGACCAGCGCATCGCTGGGCGCAGAAGAACTGCGCAAGCGCGCCGAACAGTGGGCACAACAGGTCGAGGTCGTGGGCTATGGGGTTTGA
- a CDS encoding LLM class flavin-dependent oxidoreductase — protein MSKKKILFNAFNMNCIGHINHGLWTHPRDTSTRFNTLEYWTELAQLLERGLFDGLFIADIVGVYDVYQQSVDVPLKESIQLPVNDPLLLVSAMAAVTKNLGFGLTANLTYEPPYLFARRMSTLDHLTRGRVGWNIVTGYLDSAAKAMGLTEQVEHDRRYDQADEYLEVLYKLWEGSWENDAVINDPAQRIYARPEKVHKVKHAGEFYQVEGYHLCEPSPQRTPVLFQAGSSDRGLVFAGRHAECVFISGQTKAATKRQVDKVRASALAAGRNADDIKLFMGLNVIVAPTEAQALAKRDDYLSHASAEAGVAHFASSTGIDFADYELDEPIQYVKSNAIQSATNVLQNNDWTRRKLLEQHALGGRYMTLVGSPAQVADELESWIEETGLDGFNLTRIVTPESYVDFIDLVIPELQRRGSYKTAYDNGSLRQKLFTDGSAHLPDRHTGAAFRHTT, from the coding sequence ATGAGTAAAAAGAAAATCCTGTTCAATGCCTTCAACATGAACTGCATTGGCCATATCAATCACGGCCTGTGGACACATCCGCGGGACACGTCTACCCGCTTCAACACTCTGGAGTACTGGACCGAACTGGCACAGCTGCTGGAACGCGGGCTGTTTGACGGATTGTTTATCGCCGACATCGTGGGCGTGTACGACGTGTACCAGCAGTCGGTCGACGTACCGCTCAAAGAGTCGATCCAATTGCCGGTCAATGACCCGCTGCTGCTCGTATCCGCCATGGCCGCCGTCACCAAAAACCTTGGCTTTGGTTTAACTGCGAACCTGACCTACGAACCGCCGTATCTGTTCGCACGTCGCATGTCGACGCTTGATCACCTGACCCGTGGACGCGTGGGCTGGAACATTGTCACGGGCTACCTCGACAGCGCTGCCAAGGCCATGGGCCTGACCGAGCAGGTCGAACATGACCGCCGTTATGACCAGGCCGACGAATACCTCGAGGTGCTCTACAAACTGTGGGAGGGCAGTTGGGAAAACGATGCGGTCATCAATGACCCGGCACAACGCATCTACGCCCGCCCAGAAAAAGTGCACAAGGTGAAACACGCCGGCGAGTTTTATCAGGTCGAGGGTTACCACCTCTGCGAACCGTCACCACAACGCACGCCCGTGCTGTTCCAGGCCGGCAGCTCGGATCGCGGGCTGGTGTTTGCCGGGCGCCATGCCGAGTGCGTGTTTATCAGCGGGCAAACCAAGGCCGCCACCAAACGCCAGGTCGACAAAGTACGCGCCAGCGCCCTGGCGGCAGGGCGCAACGCGGATGACATCAAACTGTTCATGGGCCTCAACGTCATCGTTGCGCCGACAGAAGCCCAGGCACTTGCCAAGCGCGATGACTACTTGAGCCATGCCAGTGCCGAGGCCGGAGTAGCGCATTTCGCCAGTTCCACCGGCATCGATTTTGCTGACTATGAACTGGATGAACCCATCCAGTACGTGAAGAGCAACGCCATTCAGTCGGCAACCAATGTGTTGCAGAACAACGACTGGACCCGACGCAAGCTGCTCGAACAACACGCCCTTGGCGGGCGTTACATGACGCTGGTGGGCTCGCCAGCACAGGTCGCCGATGAGCTGGAGTCATGGATCGAAGAGACCGGCCTCGATGGTTTCAACCTGACGCGAATTGTCACCCCCGAAAGCTATGTCGACTTTATCGATCTGGTCATCCCGGAATTGCAGCGCCGGGGCTCCTACAAAACGGCGTATGACAACGGCAGCCTGCGACAAAAACTGTTTACCGATGGCAGTGCGCACCTGCCCGATCGACATACCGGCGCTGCCTTTAGGCACACAACATAA